The Chelonia mydas isolate rCheMyd1 chromosome 3, rCheMyd1.pri.v2, whole genome shotgun sequence genome includes a region encoding these proteins:
- the MEA1 gene encoding male-enhanced antigen 1, whose protein sequence is MAAELVAARTMGPERICPNEHEELGPQEVPEGALDPPGDWSSEEPEEEEEEGGDGYFYQPLSQDPELGSWDTGSLAAETAPVETAPGIQERLQMLRLHLPDPPVDSEEEEDDGAAAQSSRSSIPMDPAHVELVKRTMAGVKLPTLGIPTWASEISDDQWTAMVQRTLQARQSLSTSRPEWK, encoded by the exons ATGGCCGCGGAGCTGGTGGCTGCACGGACAATGGGCCCTGAACGGATCTGTCCCAACGAGCATGAGGAGCTGGGGCCGCAGGAAGTGCCTGAGGGAGCCCTGGACCCCCCTGGAGACTGGAGCAGTGAGgagccggaggaggaggaggaggagggcggcGATGGCTACTTctaccagcccctgagccaggaTCCAGAGCTGGGGTCGTGGGACACGGGTTCGCTGGCAGCTGAGACAGCCCCTGTAGAGACAGCCCCTGGCATCCAGGAGCGATTGCAG ATGCTGAGGCTGCATCTGCCAGACCCCCCTGTGGatagcgaggaggaggaggacgacggagctgcagctcagagcagccGAAGTTCCATCCCTATGGATCCAG CACATGTGGAGTTGGTGAAAAGGACGATGGCTGGCGTGAAGCTCCCGACCCTGGGAATCCCCACATGGGCCAGCGAGATCTCAGATGACCAGTGGACGGCTATGGTGCAGCGAACGCTGCAGGCCAGGCAGAGTCTCAGCACCTCTAGGCCGGAATGGAAATGA